From the Marivivens sp. LCG002 genome, the window CTATAAAATCTCGGGGGTTTGGGGCAACCACGAGGGGTCGATGCTCCTCTGGCTCTTGATCCTCACGCTCTTCGGGGCCTGTGCCGTGTTCTTTGGCGGCAATCTTCCCGCAACGCTCAAGGCGCGGGTCTTGGCTGTGCAATCCACGGTTTCAGTTGCCTTCTATCTCTTTATCCTGCTCACCTCGAACCCGTTCATCCGTCTCGAAGTGCCGCCCTTTGACGGTCAGGATCTCAACCCGCTCTTGCAGGACCCCGGTCTCGCCTTCCATCCGCCGTTCCTCTATCTCGGCTATGTCGGACTTTCGATGGCGTTCTCTTTTGCAGTCGCCGCTCTGATCGAAGGGCGCGTCGATGCGGCTTGGGCTCGCTGGGTGCGTCCGTGGACGCTTGCTGCTTGGGTCTTTCTGACCATCGGGATCGCGCTTGGCTCTTGGTGGGCCTATTACGAGCTGGGCTGGGGCGGTTTCTGGTTCTGGGACCCTGTCGAAAACGCCTCCTTCATGCCTTGGCTTCTGGCAGCGGCGCTCCTCCATTCCGCGATTGTCGTTGAAAAGCGCGAGGCGCTCAAAAGCTGGACGATCCTGCTTGCCATTCTTGCTTTCGGCTTTTCGCTTCTGGGCACCTTTATCGTGCGTTCGGGGGTGATCACTTCGGTGCACGCCTTTGCCAATGATCCCGAGCGCGGGGTCTTTATCCTTGCGATCCTGTTCGTGTTTGTCGGGGGTGCGCTCACGCTCTATGCCCTGTGCGCTGGCGCGATGGAGGCCAAGGGCGTCTTTTCCCTTGTGAGCCGCGAGTCCGCACTTGTGGTGAACAACATCCTGCTCGCCGTCTCGGCCTTTGTCGTCTTTATCGGGACGATCTGGCCGCTTGTCGCCGAAATGACCATGGGCCGTGCGCTTTCGGTCGGTGCACCCTTCTTCAACGCGGCCTTTACGCCCTTTATGGTGGTGCTGGCGCTTGTCCTGCCGCTGGGTGCGGTCCTTGCGTGGAAACGCGGGAGCATGGGGCGCGCCTTCAAGGAGATGACCCCGATTGCGATCCTGTCGGTGGCTTTGGGCGCGCTTGTCTTTGCGCTCCAGACCGGCAAGAGCGCGCTTGGCCCCGTGGGTGTCATGCTCGGTCTCTGGGTTGTTCTGGGGGCGCTCTATGATCTCTGGGCGCGTTCGGGGCGTCAGGGCATTGCTGCGCGTCTTGCCCGCATGACCCGTATGCCGCGTGCCGACTGGGGCAAGGCCACCGCCCATATCGGCCTTGGCGTCACCATCTTTGCAATCGCGGGTCTTACGGCTTGGGAACAAGAGGACATCCGCACGGCGCAGGTCGGCGTGCCCTTTACCGTTGGGGCCTATGACATCACGCTCGACGGGGTCGAGCGGGTTCAGGGTCCGAACTACATCTCGACGATGGCGACGATGACGGTTCGCAGCGGGGCGGATGTCGTCGCGGTGCTCACGCCTGAAAAGCGTGTCTATCCTGTGGCCGCTATGCCGACGACCGAAGCCTCGATCCGCAACGGGTTCCTGAGTGATATCTATCTGGTGATCGGTGATCCCCAGAGCGACGGCGGTTACGCCGTGCGCACCTATATCAAACCCTTTGCCAACTGGATCTGGGGCGGCTGTATCCTCATGGCACTCGGCGGGTTCATCTCTTTGACGGATCGGCGTTTGCGCGTGGCTGCGGGTGCCGCCAAATCCAAAACCAGAGCGGTGCCTGCGGAATGAAGCGTTTTCTGATCCTTCTCGCCTTTCTCGCAACACCGCTCTACGCGGTGCAGCCCGACGAAATCCTCTCTGACCCCGCGCTCGAAGCGCGGGCGCGCGAGATTTCCCAAGGCCTGCGCTGCCCTGTGTGCCAGAACGAAAACATCGACGATTCCAACGCGCCGATTTCGCGCGAATTGCGCATCCTGCTTCGTGAGCGTCTTGTCGAAGGCGATACCGATCAGGAAGTAGTCGATTTCATCGTCGCGCGGTATGGCGAATACGTCCTGCTCGAACCTGTGAAATCGGGCGCAAATCTCATCTTGTGGTGGGCCGCACCCCTGATGCTGGTGCTGGCAGGCGGGATCGGTTTTGTCACCGTGCGCAATCGCGCCACCGCCAAGCCCGAGGATGATTTGAGCGAAGACGAGCAAAAAAGACTTCGGGAAATTCTCGACGCTTGACGTTCGGTTTCGCTTCACCTGCGGGAGCGATCCTGTAGTCTGCTACCTGTAATGGTTTCAGCGGGGGCGGGTATGCAGTATCACGCGATTACACTCGAGCAGTCGGACGGCGTGGCGGTGATCACGCTGAACCGTCCGGAGCGAATGAATTCGCTCAACACCCTGATGCGCTCCGAGATCCGCGATGCGTTCGAGAAAATGGGCACCCAAGCGCGGGTGATCATGCTTACGGGAGCAGCGCCCGCCTTTTGTGCGGGGCAGGATCTGGCCGATGGCGGCAATGCCGCCGACCTTGATCTCGAAGCGGTGCTGCGTGACGAATATGTGCCGATGCTGAACGCGATCTACGACTGCCCCGTGCCGACGATAGCGGCGGTCAATGGCGCGGCTGTGGGGGCAGGGGCGAACCTTGCGCTTGCCTGTGATGTGGTGATGGCCGCCGAGAGCGCCTATTTCACCCAAGCCTTTACCAAAATCGCACTGATCCCCGATGCGGGCGGGACCTATTACCTTCCGCGTCAGATCGGGCTTGCCCGCGCGATGGGCGCGGCTCTGTTCGCCGACAAGATCAGCGCTGCCACGGCGCGCGACTGGGGCATGATCTACGAGACCGCTCAGGATGCCGAATTCGAGGCCCATTGGCGCAAACGTGCGGCCCAGCTCGCCCAAGGACCAAGTCGAACCTATGGCCTTGTCAAAGAGGCGCTGAGGGCCTCGCTCAACAACACGCTCGAAGAGCAGTTGGTGCTCGAGGCC encodes:
- a CDS encoding heme lyase CcmF/NrfE family subunit yields the protein MIAELGHFSLILAFGIALVQMIVPMIGAHKGWRNWMAVGDPAAVSQLLLVGVAFAALTYSFVVSDFSLRLVVLNSHSAKPMLYKISGVWGNHEGSMLLWLLILTLFGACAVFFGGNLPATLKARVLAVQSTVSVAFYLFILLTSNPFIRLEVPPFDGQDLNPLLQDPGLAFHPPFLYLGYVGLSMAFSFAVAALIEGRVDAAWARWVRPWTLAAWVFLTIGIALGSWWAYYELGWGGFWFWDPVENASFMPWLLAAALLHSAIVVEKREALKSWTILLAILAFGFSLLGTFIVRSGVITSVHAFANDPERGVFILAILFVFVGGALTLYALCAGAMEAKGVFSLVSRESALVVNNILLAVSAFVVFIGTIWPLVAEMTMGRALSVGAPFFNAAFTPFMVVLALVLPLGAVLAWKRGSMGRAFKEMTPIAILSVALGALVFALQTGKSALGPVGVMLGLWVVLGALYDLWARSGRQGIAARLARMTRMPRADWGKATAHIGLGVTIFAIAGLTAWEQEDIRTAQVGVPFTVGAYDITLDGVERVQGPNYISTMATMTVRSGADVVAVLTPEKRVYPVAAMPTTEASIRNGFLSDIYLVIGDPQSDGGYAVRTYIKPFANWIWGGCILMALGGFISLTDRRLRVAAGAAKSKTRAVPAE
- a CDS encoding cytochrome c-type biogenesis protein, with the protein product MKRFLILLAFLATPLYAVQPDEILSDPALEARAREISQGLRCPVCQNENIDDSNAPISRELRILLRERLVEGDTDQEVVDFIVARYGEYVLLEPVKSGANLILWWAAPLMLVLAGGIGFVTVRNRATAKPEDDLSEDEQKRLREILDA
- a CDS encoding enoyl-CoA hydratase-related protein, translating into MQYHAITLEQSDGVAVITLNRPERMNSLNTLMRSEIRDAFEKMGTQARVIMLTGAAPAFCAGQDLADGGNAADLDLEAVLRDEYVPMLNAIYDCPVPTIAAVNGAAVGAGANLALACDVVMAAESAYFTQAFTKIALIPDAGGTYYLPRQIGLARAMGAALFADKISAATARDWGMIYETAQDAEFEAHWRKRAAQLAQGPSRTYGLVKEALRASLNNTLEEQLVLEARLQGEAGKTRDFREGVQAFLEKRAPKFEGR